A DNA window from Paraclostridium bifermentans contains the following coding sequences:
- the asnB gene encoding asparagine synthase (glutamine-hydrolyzing), protein MCGHVFLYSKKGNVDEALLSELTEKINHRGPDDTGLFVKDNVGFGFKRLSIIDLSHGHQPFSKKESTIIFNGEIYNHEELRDELIAKGHEFKTGSDTEVLLTSYLEYGKSAVKDFRGMFAFVIYDENTDTIFGARDHFGIKPLYYTENDEYIAFSSEYKALMPIVNDKNVDDKSLQNYLSFQYVPRYNTMMEGIKKVPNGTCFTIENNQIRFEKYFEPRFTNEKEVTKEDIYNILDDSVKHHMISNVEVGTFLSGGIDSTIIAALASKINPKIKSFSVGFEVDGYNELSVAKKSADALGIENIQIRVTQEDYIKALPKVIYSLDDPLADPSCVGIYFLSKEARKHVTVVLSGEGADEFFAGYNIYKEYEAVKPFLGLSKGLKQTLNKIFTKMPELRGKNYLVRATTPLEKRYIGNAKIFENNEVKSIINKYDDNNTYSKVVRDLYRDCKRKSYDYVTTMQDIDINTWLEGDILLKGDKMSMASSIELRVPFLDKEVFEVARHLRLDQKISNKNTKVLLREAFKDVVPQHMVEKKKLGFPTPIRVWLKDDLGKYVRSIITESKTDDLINKEYAIGLLDEHIKGNKDNSRKVWTIFVFCLWHQIFIEGKNIDSL, encoded by the coding sequence ACACGTTTTTTTATATAGTAAAAAAGGAAATGTTGATGAGGCTTTATTAAGCGAATTAACTGAAAAAATTAATCATAGAGGACCTGATGATACAGGATTATTTGTAAAAGATAATGTAGGGTTTGGATTTAAAAGACTTAGTATAATTGATTTATCTCATGGACATCAACCATTTAGTAAAAAAGAGAGTACGATAATATTTAACGGGGAAATCTATAACCATGAAGAGTTAAGAGATGAACTTATAGCTAAAGGTCATGAGTTTAAAACAGGATCAGATACAGAAGTATTACTTACTTCTTATTTAGAATATGGAAAATCAGCTGTTAAAGATTTTAGAGGAATGTTTGCATTTGTAATTTATGATGAGAACACAGATACTATATTTGGAGCTAGAGATCATTTTGGTATAAAGCCATTATACTACACTGAAAATGATGAATATATAGCATTTTCATCAGAATATAAAGCTTTAATGCCAATAGTAAATGACAAAAATGTAGATGATAAAAGCTTACAAAATTATTTATCATTCCAATATGTTCCAAGATATAATACTATGATGGAAGGAATCAAAAAAGTACCTAACGGAACTTGTTTTACAATTGAAAATAATCAAATAAGATTTGAAAAATATTTTGAACCTAGATTTACAAATGAAAAAGAAGTTACAAAAGAAGATATATACAATATATTAGACGATTCTGTAAAGCATCATATGATATCTAATGTTGAAGTTGGAACATTTTTATCAGGTGGAATAGACTCAACTATAATTGCTGCATTAGCATCAAAAATAAATCCTAAAATAAAATCTTTCTCTGTAGGATTTGAAGTAGACGGATACAATGAATTAAGTGTTGCAAAGAAAAGTGCAGATGCATTAGGAATTGAAAACATACAAATAAGAGTAACTCAAGAAGATTATATAAAAGCACTTCCTAAAGTAATCTATAGTTTAGATGATCCATTAGCAGATCCATCATGTGTTGGAATATACTTCTTATCAAAAGAGGCTAGAAAACATGTAACTGTAGTATTATCTGGAGAAGGAGCTGATGAGTTCTTTGCAGGTTACAATATATACAAAGAATATGAAGCTGTTAAGCCATTTTTAGGATTATCTAAAGGGTTAAAGCAAACTTTAAATAAAATATTTACAAAAATGCCAGAACTAAGAGGTAAAAACTACTTAGTTAGAGCAACTACACCTTTAGAAAAAAGATATATAGGAAATGCTAAAATATTTGAAAATAATGAAGTAAAGAGTATAATAAATAAGTATGATGATAATAACACATATAGTAAAGTAGTTAGAGATTTATATAGAGATTGCAAAAGAAAAAGTTATGACTATGTAACAACTATGCAAGATATAGATATAAATACATGGTTAGAAGGCGATATTTTACTAAAAGGTGATAAAATGTCAATGGCATCATCTATAGAACTTAGAGTACCATTTTTAGATAAAGAAGTATTTGAAGTTGCTAGACATTTAAGATTAGATCAAAAAATAAGCAATAAGAATACAAAAGTTTTACTAAGAGAAGCATTTAAAGATGTAGTACCTCAACATATGGTAGAAAAGAAAAAATTAGGATTCCCAACACCTATAAGAGTTTGGTTAAAAGATGATTTAGGTAAATATGTAAGAAGTATAATAACTGAATCAAAAACGGATGATCTTATAAATAAAGAGTATGCTATAGGTTTATTAGATGAACATATAAAAGGAAATAAAGATAACTCAAGAAAAGTTTGGACAATATTTGTATTCTGTTTATGGCACCAAATATTTATAGAAGGAAAAAATATAGATTCTTTATAA
- a CDS encoding response regulator transcription factor: protein MKKILIVEDEENISDILSYSLRKEGYETKIADTGKYAIELVSSFRPNLIILDLMLPDMNGLDICRNVTTNFSIPIIMLTAKSDTIDKVLGLELGADDYITKPFNIREVVARVKSIFRRISLLEDNIKSDIEVVKLANGLEINKKEMKVRLDNEIIHLTSKEYELLLYFVENINTVLNRAQLLDNIWGIDFECESRTVDTHIQRLRKKLGDYNCIETVIGAGYKLSGQKI from the coding sequence ATGAAGAAGATATTAATAGTTGAAGATGAAGAAAATATATCGGATATACTATCTTATTCTCTAAGAAAAGAAGGTTATGAAACTAAAATAGCAGATACTGGAAAGTATGCTATTGAACTTGTATCAAGTTTCAGGCCAAACTTAATTATATTAGATTTAATGCTCCCAGATATGAATGGTCTTGATATCTGTAGGAATGTAACAACTAATTTCTCTATACCTATAATAATGTTGACTGCAAAGTCAGATACTATAGACAAAGTTTTAGGCTTAGAATTAGGCGCGGATGATTATATAACTAAGCCATTTAATATAAGAGAAGTAGTTGCAAGAGTTAAGTCTATATTTAGAAGAATAAGCTTATTAGAAGACAATATTAAATCAGATATAGAAGTTGTTAAATTAGCAAATGGCTTAGAAATAAACAAAAAAGAAATGAAAGTTAGATTAGATAATGAAATTATTCATTTAACAAGTAAAGAATACGAACTTCTTTTATATTTTGTGGAGAACATAAACACAGTACTAAACAGGGCTCAATTACTAGATAATATATGGGGTATAGACTTTGAGTGTGAAAGCAGAACTGTAGATACCCATATACAAAGACTTAGAAAAAAACTAGGTGATTACAATTGTATAGAAACTGTAATTGGAGCGGGGTATAAGTTATCTGGACAAAAAATATAA
- a CDS encoding HAMP domain-containing sensor histidine kinase — MKNSITNKIMLFFLVIIFFVIFSIVIYSNSVLNNVVEYLIDNEIKDTTKSINLYLHQYFRFNKMEFNKISFASKSSAISRDLTYRLDKTVYIYNDMGGLLYPRTEKYKQLKRTKDMENALNGELSYTIEYKDDKALVYVSYPIFREDKLIGMIRFANDYTPLFNKTKLFINKTLIFSVMIFAVSMIIAYIISKQITSPIKNLANKTKEVTDGNFDVKIDISSSDELGMLASDFNNMIETINTQIKTIENDRDNLRELSEKQKKFFDNVTHELKTPMTTIIGYSEIIKDNQFTDEEFFNKGINRIISEANRLNRMIVQLLDISKNSNKNFDYELKKIDLSKIIVSMCEDMTHKAKKYNMSIKVNVGKNIKIIANEDKIKEIIINLLDNAIKYGKVNSDIFVNAHIEGKFANISVIDSGEGIEEKELENILSPFYRVSKSETRELGSTGLGLAIVKSIVDSYNGKIDIKSEVNKGTEVSIKLPTIS, encoded by the coding sequence ATGAAAAACTCCATAACCAACAAAATAATGTTATTTTTCTTAGTTATAATATTTTTTGTTATATTTTCTATAGTTATTTATAGCAACTCAGTACTTAATAATGTAGTAGAGTATTTAATTGATAATGAAATTAAAGATACAACTAAAAGTATTAATTTATATTTACATCAGTATTTTAGATTTAATAAAATGGAATTTAATAAAATTTCATTTGCGTCAAAAAGTAGTGCAATTTCAAGGGATTTGACTTATAGATTAGATAAAACAGTTTATATTTATAATGATATGGGAGGACTACTATATCCAAGAACAGAAAAATATAAACAGCTAAAAAGAACAAAAGATATGGAAAATGCATTAAATGGAGAACTATCTTATACAATCGAGTATAAAGATGATAAAGCTTTGGTGTATGTATCATATCCTATTTTTAGAGAAGATAAACTCATAGGTATGATAAGATTTGCAAATGATTACACACCTTTATTTAATAAAACTAAATTATTTATAAATAAAACATTGATTTTTTCTGTTATGATTTTTGCGGTAAGTATGATTATTGCATATATTATATCAAAGCAAATAACATCTCCAATAAAAAACTTAGCAAATAAAACTAAAGAAGTTACAGATGGAAATTTTGATGTAAAAATAGACATAAGTTCTAGTGATGAGTTAGGAATGCTTGCATCTGATTTTAACAATATGATTGAGACAATAAATACTCAGATAAAAACTATAGAAAATGATAGAGATAATTTAAGGGAGTTATCAGAAAAACAAAAGAAATTTTTTGATAATGTAACTCATGAGCTTAAAACTCCTATGACAACTATAATTGGATATAGTGAGATTATAAAAGACAATCAATTTACAGATGAAGAGTTTTTTAATAAGGGAATAAATAGAATCATATCTGAGGCTAATAGATTAAATAGAATGATTGTACAATTACTTGATATATCTAAAAATAGTAATAAAAACTTTGATTATGAATTAAAAAAGATAGATTTATCTAAAATAATAGTAAGTATGTGCGAAGACATGACTCATAAGGCTAAAAAGTATAATATGAGTATAAAAGTAAATGTTGGAAAAAACATAAAAATAATTGCAAATGAAGATAAAATTAAAGAAATTATAATAAATTTACTTGATAATGCTATTAAATATGGAAAAGTTAATTCAGACATATTTGTAAACGCGCATATAGAAGGTAAATTTGCAAATATATCAGTCATAGATTCAGGAGAAGGTATTGAAGAAAAAGAACTTGAAAATATATTATCTCCTTTTTATAGAGTATCTAAAAGTGAAACTAGAGAATTAGGTAGTACTGGATTAGGACTTGCTATTGTCAAGTCGATAGTTGATAGTTATAATGGGAAAATCGACATTAAAAGCGAGGTTAATAAAGGAACTGAGGTTTCTATAAAACTTCCTACAATAAGTTAA
- a CDS encoding YncE family protein: MLKNIKQDIKNIILLLFIVGILSLIVYVSVYENKEYSKNVKLDGKTYDYNESNYKNKDESIKLDSVIPIDDYILDLEFNEDNLLAISNYTDNNKSGINIYEINPDDESILNVKTLNDGVFTMYNLESMSPSKEILAYNTAEHEKNDKYKDLKSVLYNLKDDSYITLPYYFDLLGWVPDSSGFYGYKNGELFSYDINEEKIVKTYELKKSDYVNKILFSQDGTKLYMLNVNKNKIDIYDLKNNSVSKIDDIKFISDFDVIDDTHLLIEGTNADKKNVYIYDTEHKSKKIINGVHLDEMYLSKDKSKLVTVYYTGNNESTIDVYELGMYSENVDVYKLGSIPMIKGIPYIAISDNNKLAYSIEGNKFGESEIYTYSISSKK, encoded by the coding sequence ATGCTAAAGAATATAAAGCAAGATATAAAGAATATAATACTTTTACTTTTTATTGTAGGGATACTTTCGCTTATTGTATATGTAAGTGTATATGAGAATAAAGAATATAGCAAAAATGTAAAATTAGATGGAAAAACTTATGATTACAATGAAAGTAACTATAAAAATAAAGATGAAAGTATAAAATTAGACTCTGTTATACCTATAGATGACTATATTCTAGATTTAGAATTCAATGAGGATAACTTGCTAGCTATCAGTAATTATACAGATAACAACAAATCTGGAATAAACATATATGAAATAAATCCTGATGATGAAAGTATTTTAAATGTAAAAACCTTAAATGATGGTGTTTTTACTATGTATAATTTGGAGAGTATGTCTCCATCAAAGGAAATACTAGCATATAATACAGCTGAACATGAAAAAAATGATAAATATAAAGACTTAAAGAGTGTGCTATATAATTTAAAAGACGACAGTTATATTACATTACCTTACTATTTTGATTTATTAGGCTGGGTACCAGATAGCAGTGGTTTTTATGGTTATAAAAATGGCGAATTATTTTCATATGACATAAATGAAGAAAAAATTGTTAAAACTTATGAACTTAAAAAAAGTGATTATGTAAATAAAATTTTATTTTCCCAAGATGGAACAAAACTTTATATGTTAAATGTAAATAAAAATAAAATTGATATATATGATTTGAAAAACAATTCAGTATCTAAAATTGATGATATAAAATTTATATCTGACTTTGATGTTATAGACGATACACATTTATTAATTGAAGGAACTAATGCAGATAAGAAAAATGTATATATATATGATACGGAGCATAAGTCTAAAAAAATAATAAATGGAGTACATTTAGATGAAATGTATTTAAGTAAAGATAAAAGCAAACTAGTAACTGTATATTATACTGGTAATAATGAAAGTACTATAGATGTATATGAACTAGGTATGTATAGTGAGAATGTAGATGTATATAAACTAGGAAGCATACCTATGATAAAAGGAATACCGTATATAGCAATAAGTGATAACAACAAGTTAGCATATTCTATAGAAGGTAATAAATTCGGTGAAAGCGAAATATATACATATAGTATATCGAGTAAAAAATGA
- a CDS encoding TVP38/TMEM64 family protein, with protein sequence MEHIETLFTLARDNFILVFIIGTFASFLESFIPALPLMGIVVANSVMMGWVFGLLGSVVGSCTGTYLLFLLSNKFSHIKIFERIENNKVDRAINWVKHQGFATLFIAYSCPFIPGCLVTIACGVSNKSSESFVPAMISGRILMFLIASYIGNDLVGFIHSPMRIIFVTAVTIISFLVGRKINTRIEAKHHN encoded by the coding sequence ATGGAACATATAGAGACATTATTTACATTAGCTAGAGATAACTTTATTTTAGTTTTTATAATAGGGACATTTGCAAGTTTTTTAGAAAGTTTTATTCCTGCATTGCCACTAATGGGGATAGTAGTTGCAAATAGTGTTATGATGGGATGGGTATTTGGTCTTTTAGGATCTGTAGTGGGATCTTGTACAGGCACATATTTATTATTTTTATTGTCAAATAAATTTAGTCATATAAAAATATTTGAAAGAATAGAAAATAACAAAGTTGATCGAGCTATAAACTGGGTAAAACATCAGGGATTTGCCACATTATTTATTGCGTATTCTTGTCCATTTATACCTGGATGCTTGGTTACTATAGCTTGCGGGGTTTCAAATAAGAGTAGCGAAAGTTTTGTACCAGCTATGATAAGTGGTAGGATATTAATGTTTTTAATTGCAAGTTATATAGGTAATGATTTAGTAGGATTTATACATAGTCCTATGAGAATTATATTTGTAACAGCAGTAACTATTATATCATTCTTAGTTGGAAGAAAAATAAATACAAGAATTGAAGCTAAACATCATAATTAA
- a CDS encoding DUF4438 domain-containing protein, with translation MLKTNKDKVVKWSVQGKIHHPLALSYRVTHEGKPVILPSTGGISYNVKIGDCVYGLAGDHVEPGVSIRNEDVRESNALMTFACIGNEAKVVSGEAKGAKGYVTGMHGGIEHVLVHFDEETLENLAIDDKIMVKAYGQGLKLEGFDDIHIMSIDPNLFEKLGIIEKDGKIQVPVVAKVPPYLMGSGIGSSSAYTGDYDIMTADFDEIKRLGLDKLKFGDLVLLEDCDNTYGRGYLKGAVSIGVIVHSDCVTLGHGPGVTTIMVSKTPIIEGIIDENANISKHI, from the coding sequence ATGTTAAAAACAAATAAAGATAAAGTTGTAAAATGGTCAGTTCAGGGGAAAATACATCATCCTCTAGCTTTAAGCTATAGAGTAACCCATGAAGGAAAACCTGTTATATTACCTTCGACAGGAGGAATTTCATACAATGTAAAGATAGGGGATTGTGTTTATGGTTTAGCAGGAGATCATGTTGAACCAGGAGTATCTATTAGAAATGAAGATGTAAGAGAAAGCAATGCACTTATGACGTTTGCATGTATAGGAAATGAGGCTAAGGTTGTAAGTGGAGAAGCTAAAGGTGCAAAAGGATATGTTACAGGGATGCATGGTGGAATAGAACATGTACTTGTACACTTTGATGAAGAAACTTTGGAAAACTTAGCTATAGATGATAAAATCATGGTAAAAGCATATGGTCAAGGTTTAAAATTAGAAGGATTTGATGATATACATATAATGAGTATAGATCCAAACTTATTTGAAAAGCTAGGAATAATAGAAAAAGATGGAAAAATACAAGTTCCAGTTGTTGCAAAAGTACCACCATACTTAATGGGATCAGGAATAGGCTCAAGTAGTGCTTATACTGGAGATTATGACATAATGACTGCTGACTTTGATGAAATAAAAAGACTTGGACTTGATAAATTGAAATTTGGAGATTTAGTTTTACTAGAAGACTGTGATAATACATATGGAAGGGGATATCTAAAAGGCGCAGTTAGCATAGGTGTAATTGTCCATAGTGATTGTGTAACTCTTGGTCATGGGCCTGGAGTTACTACTATAATGGTTAGTAAAACGCCTATAATTGAAGGAATTATAGACGAAAATGCAAATATATCTAAACATATATAA
- the tpx gene encoding thiol peroxidase: MKVTFSGAPLTLEGNQVKVGDVAPDFTVVGNDLSPIKFSETKGKRILVAVPSIDTAVCDIEVRKFNQEAAKLNDVKVFTISMDLPFAQARWCGNAGIENVVTASDYKDREFSKAYGLYIKELGLVSRAVIVVDEDNKVVYTEYLEEITNEPNYEKAIEAVK, from the coding sequence ATGAAAGTTACATTTAGTGGAGCACCATTAACATTAGAAGGGAATCAAGTTAAAGTAGGAGATGTAGCACCTGATTTTACAGTAGTAGGGAATGATTTAAGTCCTATAAAGTTTAGTGAAACAAAGGGAAAAAGAATATTAGTAGCAGTTCCATCAATAGATACTGCAGTATGTGATATAGAGGTTAGAAAGTTTAATCAAGAAGCTGCAAAGTTAAATGATGTTAAAGTATTTACTATATCAATGGATTTACCATTTGCACAAGCTAGATGGTGCGGAAATGCAGGAATTGAAAATGTTGTTACTGCATCAGATTATAAAGATAGAGAATTCTCTAAAGCTTACGGTTTATATATAAAAGAATTAGGTCTTGTATCAAGAGCTGTTATAGTTGTAGATGAAGACAATAAAGTAGTATATACAGAGTACTTAGAAGAAATAACAAATGAACCTAACTATGAAAAAGCAATAGAAGCTGTTAAGTAA
- a CDS encoding DUF2804 family protein yields the protein MRRVRDNKSICDNNGFLNEYAIGWNDIPFKDCSINQSFLKKKKWNQYVWIGKDFIFNFVISDLGHCSIIHADFYNLKNDIKISKIYRHPIIKYIVIDDKINSYAHYKGKRKFINILRSSGYLNLDLKIDNFDITSTIYLDYESLNVLIPWDVEHFHYTSKHMNLITKGILRIGNQQYDLSDSRCFIDYGRGVLKRQCDREWLTSYFTNENHEHISINLGTKYTDYTGVNENALKIDDKIYKFDSDVDFNYNNDGSIDIKSTRDDEINLKFKPIISDIKPDNIKVFKYKLKQMVGYLSGYVMYKDEKINFNNEIGWCENHFAKW from the coding sequence ATGAGGCGAGTAAGAGATAATAAATCTATATGTGATAATAATGGATTTTTAAATGAGTATGCTATTGGATGGAATGATATACCATTTAAAGATTGTTCTATAAATCAAAGCTTTCTAAAGAAAAAGAAATGGAATCAATATGTTTGGATAGGGAAAGATTTTATATTTAACTTTGTAATATCAGATTTAGGACATTGTTCAATTATACATGCAGACTTTTATAATTTAAAAAATGATATAAAAATAAGTAAAATATATAGACATCCTATAATTAAATATATTGTGATTGATGATAAAATAAACTCATATGCACATTACAAAGGGAAACGCAAATTTATAAATATATTAAGAAGCTCAGGTTACTTAAACCTGGATTTAAAAATAGATAATTTTGATATTACCTCAACTATATACTTAGATTATGAATCTTTAAATGTACTTATTCCATGGGATGTGGAACATTTTCATTACACATCAAAGCATATGAACTTAATAACTAAAGGTATATTAAGAATAGGAAATCAGCAGTATGATTTAAGTGATTCAAGATGTTTTATAGATTACGGTAGAGGGGTTTTAAAACGACAGTGTGATAGAGAATGGCTAACTAGCTATTTTACAAATGAAAATCATGAACATATATCTATAAACTTAGGAACAAAGTACACTGATTATACAGGTGTAAATGAAAATGCATTAAAGATTGATGACAAGATATATAAATTTGATAGCGATGTTGATTTCAATTACAACAACGATGGAAGTATAGATATAAAATCAACTAGAGATGATGAAATAAATTTAAAATTTAAGCCTATAATTAGTGATATAAAGCCTGATAATATAAAAGTATTTAAATATAAGTTAAAACAAATGGTAGGATACTTAAGTGGATATGTAATGTATAAAGATGAGAAAATTAACTTCAATAATGAAATAGGGTGGTGTGAAAATCATTTTGCTAAGTGGTGA
- a CDS encoding 4Fe-4S dicluster domain-containing protein translates to MNRVDERDLIFSRASYEKNSPAYNDYYEKNPDKKAIDDSIRSRPELCGEGTMTYNEVNSPMASSAFEFLSDIKHLCEGQVSDTKIEVNKKIITKRIKGFASHYGAKLVGITKLKDYHFYTHRGRHEEVYGEKVNLNHKYAIVFAVPMEKDMINRGPMLAEVIETSKAYVDVSVIGMVLSYYIRNLGYDARNHMDSNYLLMPVLIAKDAGLGCIGRNTVLTTKEYGSCVRLGVVTTDLDLDEDSPIDFGLDDFCSVCKKCSYNCPSTSLSNESSKEIDGVYNWKIDAESCYIKWRYLGTDCGICIAVCPFSQQLESIKNIDTFKDNLPAIKEVLQEYTKKFGKRPFVPGNPGWMR, encoded by the coding sequence ATGAATAGAGTTGATGAAAGAGATCTTATATTTTCAAGGGCTAGCTATGAAAAGAACTCACCTGCTTATAATGATTATTATGAAAAAAATCCAGATAAAAAAGCTATAGATGATAGTATTAGATCTAGACCAGAGCTTTGTGGAGAAGGTACTATGACATACAATGAAGTTAATTCTCCTATGGCGTCTTCTGCATTTGAATTTTTATCAGATATTAAACATCTCTGTGAAGGACAAGTTAGCGATACAAAAATCGAAGTTAATAAAAAAATTATAACTAAGCGTATTAAAGGTTTTGCTTCACATTATGGAGCTAAATTGGTTGGAATTACAAAACTTAAAGATTATCATTTCTATACTCATAGAGGCAGACACGAAGAAGTTTATGGAGAAAAAGTAAATCTTAATCATAAATATGCTATAGTTTTTGCAGTTCCAATGGAAAAAGATATGATAAATAGAGGTCCTATGCTAGCTGAGGTAATTGAAACAAGCAAAGCTTATGTAGATGTATCAGTTATAGGTATGGTTCTTAGTTACTATATAAGAAATTTAGGATATGATGCTAGAAATCATATGGATTCAAACTACCTTTTAATGCCAGTTTTAATAGCTAAAGATGCAGGTCTTGGTTGTATTGGAAGAAATACAGTTCTTACTACTAAAGAATATGGATCTTGTGTAAGACTTGGAGTTGTAACTACAGATTTAGATTTAGATGAAGATTCACCTATAGATTTTGGTTTAGATGATTTTTGTAGTGTGTGCAAAAAATGTTCTTATAACTGTCCTTCTACTTCTTTGTCTAATGAATCATCTAAAGAGATTGATGGGGTCTATAATTGGAAAATAGACGCTGAGTCATGTTATATAAAGTGGAGATATCTAGGAACTGACTGTGGCATATGCATTGCTGTTTGCCCATTTTCTCAGCAATTAGAAAGTATAAAAAATATAGATACATTTAAAGATAACTTACCTGCTATAAAAGAAGTTCTTCAAGAATATACGAAAAAATTTGGTAAAAGACCATTCGTACCTGGTAATCCTGGTTGGATGAGGTAA
- a CDS encoding ABC transporter substrate-binding protein, translating to MFKKISTLLAVATSLALGVTGCTKGASSDATDKDMTKLTVGEVTHSIFYAPQYAAITQGFFDEEGIEIDLINTQGADKTMAALLSGEVDIGLMGPEASIYVYNKGNDNYAVNFAQLTQKDGSFLVSREKNDNFSFDQLKGKEVLGGRKGGVPEMTLEYVLKKNNLTLGTNTKNDEVNVRTDVQFNVLSGSFAGGEGDYVALFEPAASEIEKQGKGYVVASIGEESGLIPYTAYSAPKDYIKDNKEVIQRFTNAVYKGQVWVKNHTAEEVATAIEPFFTDFEKKDLVSVVERYKSIDAWSSDPVLKEDSLNLLMNVMEEANELDKKAPYEKIVDTSFANESIKNIK from the coding sequence ATGTTCAAAAAAATCTCAACTTTATTGGCAGTGGCAACAAGCCTTGCATTGGGTGTTACTGGTTGTACAAAAGGTGCTTCTTCAGATGCTACTGATAAAGATATGACTAAGTTAACAGTAGGAGAAGTAACTCATTCTATATTTTATGCCCCTCAGTATGCAGCAATCACTCAAGGATTTTTTGATGAGGAAGGTATAGAAATAGATCTTATAAATACACAAGGTGCTGATAAAACTATGGCAGCCTTACTTTCAGGAGAGGTTGACATAGGCCTTATGGGTCCTGAAGCTTCTATTTATGTATATAATAAAGGCAATGACAACTACGCAGTAAACTTTGCACAATTAACTCAAAAGGACGGTAGTTTTTTAGTATCTCGTGAGAAAAACGATAATTTCTCTTTTGATCAGCTAAAAGGTAAAGAAGTTTTAGGTGGTAGAAAAGGTGGAGTTCCTGAAATGACGTTAGAATATGTTTTAAAGAAAAATAATCTAACTTTAGGAACAAATACTAAAAATGATGAGGTAAATGTCCGTACAGATGTTCAATTCAATGTTTTATCAGGTTCATTTGCCGGTGGTGAAGGTGATTATGTTGCATTATTCGAACCTGCTGCTTCTGAAATAGAAAAGCAAGGCAAGGGCTATGTAGTAGCTTCTATTGGTGAAGAGTCTGGACTTATTCCTTACACTGCTTATTCTGCACCTAAAGATTATATAAAAGATAATAAAGAAGTAATCCAAAGATTTACAAACGCAGTTTATAAAGGTCAAGTATGGGTTAAAAATCATACTGCTGAAGAAGTTGCTACAGCTATAGAGCCTTTCTTTACAGATTTCGAGAAAAAAGATTTAGTATCTGTAGTTGAAAGATATAAATCTATAGATGCATGGTCTTCTGACCCTGTATTAAAAGAAGATAGTTTAAATCTTTTAATGAATGTAATGGAAGAAGCTAATGAGCTTGATAAAAAAGCTCCTTATGAAAAAATTGTTGATACAAGTTTTGCTAATGAAAGCATAAAAAATATAAAATAA